A segment of the Mastacembelus armatus chromosome 7, fMasArm1.2, whole genome shotgun sequence genome:
AGTAAAAAAGAGTGACAATTCAGTGACAACGAGTTGGAGGACcaatgtaaatatgtaatatttgtaGGATTGTCCTTCATTTAAATATCTGCCGGCCAAGATATAAAACTAAGAATGTGAATTTTTGATAATTGTGAGATTCTATACCCTGAAGCAGTGTAACAACAGGTTTACTCCTATCCTTAAAATCTACGGTCACAGAAAGACTTCAGGTCAATCTTTTTTTTACCCAGCGATAGCATAAAGACGTCCTCGGAGAACAGTTGCTCCTACGTAACATCGAGGGGTTGTCATACTGGCTACAGTGGTCCAATAATCTGTTCTGATGTTGTAGACTTCAACAGAGTCGAGGTGTGAAACACCATCAAAGCCTCCCACTACATAGATGTGGTCATTGAGTAAAGCCACACCAGCCCctgaaaacagcaaatagagtccagtaaacataaacacacagtgagcTGTAAGATTTGGCTCAAATACCATCAGTTATATTACCCACCTGACCGCTTGGTGGCCATGGGTGTAACACTTGTCCAGTGGCCTGTGTGTGGGTCATAGCGCTCCACTGAATTCAGAATATTTAGACCATCATATCCACCTATAAGGGAAAATCAGGTAAAGGTCAATTGTTcgatgcagaaaaaaaaacaaaaacaaactattgGCAGCAATTTTGACAACTGCTTTATCATCAAATCGTTTCttatgaaaaaatgtgaaaacatttcctgtttccAGCTTCCTGCATGCTTGAAAAGTGTGTtggtttttcagtattttatatcaaattaattcatttaaattgaGAAAATATTGTTAGATTAACCGATCATGTAAATAACACACATGATTAAACTGGCAAATACAGAATGATAAAATTTtgctaaaaaagtaaaaaagggGTAGTTTTATATTTGAGTATTGAGCACAATTTAGAGATTACTAGATTAATACCAGCTCCTATTACACAGTATGCTGCATCTTTATTATAATCGCTCATGTCAAAGTTATCACAGAGATCTCATTATTTTTTACCATACCTAGACAATATATAAGTCCACTTGCTACCACCAGACCAGCTCCTTCTCTAGCCGTCTGCATATCTCCCAGCATGCTCCACTGATCAATATTTGGGTCATATCGCTCCATGCTGGTATGACGTCGGCTGCCATCGAAGCCGCCAGCAACGTAGATCATGTCTGTCAAAGGCCAAATAGGAAggaacaaaatagaaaaagctgttttgttattgtttacCACCAATGAAAGTGCGATCCACTTAGCAAAGACACACTGTTACCTCCTAGTGTTGTGGCCCCTGCAAGGCCACGGCGCACATTCATAGTAGCGACGGTGTACCATACGCCGTCCTCGTCCGCTGTGTAGTCCAGGCACTCCACAGAGCTGAGCCTCGACCGACCGTCGTAGCCTCCAATCACATAAACCCGATCGTGGAGGGACACTGTGGCAACGTAACGTCTTTTCCTTGCAATGTTCTGTTTAAGACACACCTGTGTGTATTAGGCAAATTTACTGAgattaaaacaaatcacaaagcTGTCTTTCATGTATTTAATACTTACTGGAAGGAAGCTCCATTCTTGAGTTTTCGGATCGTATTTCTCAACTACGTCTATTGGTGATTGTTGGCTGCCAAACCCACCTATAACTAATAGTACTTCTTTGGCACCTGAAAAGACCCAAAAATCCCTTTTCTTATCAACAACAGTTTGACACAGAAGAGACAGCACCAAATTACTAACAAAACAGAATTTCCACCTAATCTGGCTTGTGTTCGTGGGCCCTGCATCTCGCTCCTCAGCTCCGGTCTTAAGTGAAATTTCTTGGCCTCATCAACAAGGTCTCGACATGGCAGGCTACACCGAATGAGGGGctaaaacatgtcaaaacttgcATAAATTAGGAGGGTAATTAGGATAGATACATCACGAGATAATTCTTCACTAGAAGCTGGGCATGTGATTACACAGCAGTCTGCAGCATGTCATCTGGCTCACCTCAGCATCAATGACATCTGTAATGTAGCGGGGGGTCAGCAGCGGCATTCGAACAAACTCAAGCATGTCTGGCAAATAGGGCTCCCGCTCTTTTCGGTTGTGTTTGACCCAGTTTAACACAGCTTCAAATACAGGCTCCTCTGAATCCACCTACAAACAGACAGCATATACAGTGAGAAGAAATACAGCTGCACTAAAGACAGTAAATCCACAttataaatgaacaaatgatcAATCCCAGTAGAAGAAGTAGAATCATATTCATCAATAATTCAACCATTTCAATTAAACAATCTATATTATGTCATTTCTCTAATTGCCATCAAACAATATGTGAACTTAGAGAATACAGTCTGCTAAAGGTAAGACAAGGCAGAAATCAATCTAAAATCCTTACTTAAGAAAGATGATATGAAGGGAATAGTATTACTGAGGGCAAACTATGTAACTGTGATTTACATGTAAAGTCTagttttgtttgaaaaacaacagaaaggacAGGAAGAAAAATTTGAGACAATTGATATCTATAAATCGTTGCATAAAAATAACTATGTTTTGACAAAGCAAAGTATGCAGTTGGGAACAGGAATTTCCTgagcacaaagaaaaacttaaaTCAGATTTTCTGGGGAGGGGGGTTAACTGACAACAGATCACAACAGGCTGATacttgcttttttcttttcacactcAGATGTTTGAAAGACAGTATAAGTCAAGTTCAATTCACACTATGAAAGTGAAGTCATTTCAGGAatctttacatattttttaattatcacAGTTATACTGCAGCTGTAAACACATATGTATTACAGAGTAGATATGTCATTATTGTTCTACACTATTATCAGgtgtttcaaataaaaatatagttaTCATGCTCCACAGTACAACTTATATTATCACCAAAAGTAGAAAACATCAGGGGATCCACATTTCCTACCTGgatttcatcacattttataaGCTTTTCAACTTCTGTCTGACTGAGCAGCATGAACTCCTCATGCTGAACCACCTCTGAGAAATGCTTCTGGGAAAAGAGCTCGGCAGCCTGCATCAGGTCAAGGCAATTGTGAGTTTCGGCAAAGTCACGAATACCCAGACAGTTGGATGGATCAAGCTGACTCTCCAGAAAATCACAACATGCTCTTTTCACCCCTGGGAAAAACAGATACGTGTgaatgtacacacatgcatcatTCAAATCCAGCCAGATCCtgataaatgtgataaaatgtgATAAATGTTCAAATCAGTTGCTAACTTTGAATTTGGAAATGCCAAAGCtaaatgttttgtaaagtgTTGGTGTGCCATGCCATGCCTACCCACATCACACTATCAGCTGGCTTAAATCAAGGTGCAGCAGGCACTCCTAAACGTACCTTTGAGCTGCAGCAAACATGCTGCAGGAAGCAGTTCTTGGACATTCTCCACTGTGACTAGCACAGTCTCTGTGTAGACAAAGTCCAACAGGATCTCCATAGTTGACGCAGTGAGCCCTTGAATGTCAACGAAAGACTTCCCTTTCTCTGCAAGCTTCAGAGCCACGAAAACAGAAGGAGGATATGGAGccatatcatatcatattctTTGGTATTATCCTGCAGTTTAAATAAGCCTAACAAGACCAGATAGGCCAACAATATTTCATATGTACCATGTTTTGTGCATAAGaagttttttatgtttctccTACATactcaacaaataaaaaccttaTCACTACCTCACTGGTGAACATGGCACAAAAGTAGTCACTGCAGGCAGCCAAGACAATTCGGTGAGCTGGAAAATCTGTGTTCTCCACCCTCAGAGTGATATCGCAAAGTGTGTTGCTCTTGCGAAGTGAGTTCATTGCATTGAGGATGGATTTGGCATGAGAATTGGTCATGATGTCTTTGGGAGCCATGGTGCCTTGAGAACCTCTCAAGGATCTTAAACTAGCCCAGGAatctaaaataaacagaaaatatctgtTAGGAACAGTATGTATATCACATTATCATCATTTAGGCAACACTTGCACACTGAGATTACCATAAGAACATTTAGTGATTGAGTGACTGAATATACACTGTATGTGCTGTATATATCACATGAGCAAACTGTGTGAGATTTCAACAGAAAACTTTTGCATAgtgacacaaacaaatacaaattttcTATTTCTTGTGTGATTATAAAACAAGAAGTAGATGAACATTAGAGCAACAAACCAGTTGATTCTTTTTATAATGAACTACTTAGCTGTTTGCTCTTTAAAACACTAGAAAAGAGTGAAAACGTAACAGTTTTCCAGAGGCCAAGGTGATATTGtcaaatatcttttaaaatgctCTGAATAGTCCACAACCTACAGATATTCTGCACACTAGAATGTAAGAGAGGGAAGAATGGCAGAGCCTCTCACTAGAGAAgttaaaccattaaaatatttggtgttttcacttaaaaactaataaatcaTCTATCAAGTGTActgcttatttttctgtttgctggCTAATCATTCTAGGTCTACGGAGTATGTTTAAATTCTGTACTTTAGTACTGGTTAGAAGTAGTGGGACTTCATTAC
Coding sequences within it:
- the klhl12 gene encoding kelch-like protein 12 isoform X2; the protein is MAPKDIMTNSHAKSILNAMNSLRKSNTLCDITLRVENTDFPAHRIVLAACSDYFCAMFTSELAEKGKSFVDIQGLTASTMEILLDFVYTETVLVTVENVQELLPAACLLQLKGVKRACCDFLESQLDPSNCLGIRDFAETHNCLDLMQAAELFSQKHFSEVVQHEEFMLLSQTEVEKLIKCDEIQVDSEEPVFEAVLNWVKHNRKEREPYLPDMLEFVRMPLLTPRYITDVIDAEPLIRCSLPCRDLVDEAKKFHLRPELRSEMQGPRTQARLGAKEVLLVIGGFGSQQSPIDVVEKYDPKTQEWSFLPNIARKRRYVATVSLHDRVYVIGGYDGRSRLSSVECLDYTADEDGVWYTVATMNVRRGLAGATTLGDMIYVAGGFDGSRRHTSMERYDPNIDQWSMLGDMQTAREGAGLVVASGLIYCLGGYDGLNILNSVERYDPHTGHWTSVTPMATKRSGAGVALLNDHIYVVGGFDGVSHLDSVEVYNIRTDYWTTVASMTTPRCYVGATVLRGRLYAIAGYDGNSLLSSIECYDPVIDSWEVVTSMATQRCDAGVCVLREK
- the klhl12 gene encoding kelch-like protein 12 isoform X1, whose translation is MCSYSYCLPVVEKVFKSFNDSWASLRSLRGSQGTMAPKDIMTNSHAKSILNAMNSLRKSNTLCDITLRVENTDFPAHRIVLAACSDYFCAMFTSELAEKGKSFVDIQGLTASTMEILLDFVYTETVLVTVENVQELLPAACLLQLKGVKRACCDFLESQLDPSNCLGIRDFAETHNCLDLMQAAELFSQKHFSEVVQHEEFMLLSQTEVEKLIKCDEIQVDSEEPVFEAVLNWVKHNRKEREPYLPDMLEFVRMPLLTPRYITDVIDAEPLIRCSLPCRDLVDEAKKFHLRPELRSEMQGPRTQARLGAKEVLLVIGGFGSQQSPIDVVEKYDPKTQEWSFLPNIARKRRYVATVSLHDRVYVIGGYDGRSRLSSVECLDYTADEDGVWYTVATMNVRRGLAGATTLGDMIYVAGGFDGSRRHTSMERYDPNIDQWSMLGDMQTAREGAGLVVASGLIYCLGGYDGLNILNSVERYDPHTGHWTSVTPMATKRSGAGVALLNDHIYVVGGFDGVSHLDSVEVYNIRTDYWTTVASMTTPRCYVGATVLRGRLYAIAGYDGNSLLSSIECYDPVIDSWEVVTSMATQRCDAGVCVLREK